A genomic segment from Gemmatimonadota bacterium encodes:
- a CDS encoding ion channel DMI1, with product MKNFFFKLRSRTTDPFARVKNYLKFRVEQSLLRGAHSRLLFIATLIGIVAVGGGLLVQETDAPFDDRESAIWWAFLRLTDPGYLGDDEGLARRVISTVVTVLGYVLFMGSLIAIMTQWLNQTIRDFERGLTPIVRRNHILILGWTNRTSEIVSELMRAEGRVRRFLQLLGARGLHVVILSEDVSLERTMELRRALGSLWNPKKITFRSGIPLRIEHLERVDFQNAGAIILPGADFAYGSADESDTRIIKTLLSISNQREKEDGIEVLPLLVTEIFDSDKVVMAKRAYRGILEILASDLFITRCMAQNVRHPGLSQVFHDILSHGVGNEVYVRMCEEFTGFRFGALSGAYPKAILLGVVRPQGETFCPLLNPPEDLIVESEDRLVFLAQEYEDCEPLRNYQIKRVSRKFQEVPHVREKDKRRILILGWNHKAAVLLKEFGRQMREQFEIAVLSLIPSAQREAEVAQKGIDPRRVVVTHREGDPTSLSDLREMEPGGYDNVVILGSDWVETQEESDARTIVGHLVLRNVLDEGTHKPEILVDLMDSENVVLFEDCDTEVLVTPMIASHVLAQVALRREINVVYEELFAAGGAEIFFRRVSDYGIAGKNVNFGELKEMSACRGEIALGIRQNGGVVLNPTHDELYILSESDDLIVLIREDQA from the coding sequence TCGCGTTGAACAATCGCTGTTGCGCGGTGCACATTCTCGATTGCTATTTATCGCGACCTTAATTGGCATTGTCGCCGTTGGTGGGGGGTTGCTGGTGCAAGAAACGGACGCGCCTTTTGATGATCGCGAATCAGCTATCTGGTGGGCATTTTTGCGTTTGACCGATCCGGGTTATTTGGGAGATGACGAAGGGCTTGCCCGCCGCGTGATTTCAACGGTGGTGACAGTGCTTGGATACGTGCTTTTTATGGGGTCGTTGATCGCGATTATGACGCAGTGGCTCAATCAGACGATTCGCGATTTTGAGCGCGGGCTTACGCCTATTGTGCGTCGCAATCACATTTTGATTTTGGGATGGACCAATCGCACGTCTGAAATTGTCAGCGAGTTGATGCGCGCTGAAGGTCGCGTGCGCCGGTTTTTGCAACTACTCGGTGCGCGGGGGTTACATGTGGTGATTCTTTCCGAAGACGTGAGTTTGGAGCGCACAATGGAATTGCGGAGAGCACTGGGTTCTTTGTGGAATCCTAAGAAGATTACATTTCGGTCGGGGATACCCCTGCGGATAGAACATTTGGAGCGCGTGGATTTTCAAAATGCGGGTGCCATTATTTTGCCCGGTGCTGATTTTGCTTATGGCAGCGCGGATGAATCGGATACGCGTATCATAAAAACACTGTTGTCGATATCGAATCAGCGGGAAAAAGAAGATGGGATAGAAGTTCTTCCCCTGCTGGTGACAGAAATTTTTGATTCCGACAAAGTGGTTATGGCTAAAAGGGCCTATAGAGGCATTCTAGAGATTTTGGCGAGTGATCTTTTTATTACGCGATGTATGGCGCAAAATGTGCGTCATCCGGGATTGTCACAGGTGTTCCACGATATCTTGTCGCACGGGGTTGGCAATGAGGTCTATGTGCGGATGTGCGAGGAGTTTACAGGTTTTCGTTTTGGCGCTCTTTCAGGTGCGTATCCCAAAGCGATTTTGCTGGGCGTGGTGCGTCCTCAAGGTGAGACATTTTGCCCCTTGCTCAATCCGCCCGAGGATCTGATTGTGGAATCAGAAGACCGTCTGGTCTTTTTGGCGCAGGAGTACGAGGATTGTGAACCTCTGAGAAATTATCAGATAAAACGCGTATCGCGTAAATTTCAAGAGGTGCCCCATGTGAGGGAAAAAGACAAACGACGCATCTTAATTTTGGGATGGAATCACAAAGCTGCGGTTTTGCTTAAAGAATTCGGCAGGCAAATGCGCGAACAATTTGAGATCGCGGTTTTGTCTCTTATACCCTCGGCACAAAGAGAAGCTGAAGTGGCGCAAAAAGGTATTGACCCGCGCCGCGTGGTTGTTACCCATCGCGAAGGCGATCCCACTTCTCTATCAGATTTAAGAGAAATGGAGCCTGGTGGGTATGACAATGTGGTGATTCTGGGCAGTGACTGGGTAGAGACACAGGAAGAGTCGGATGCGCGGACGATTGTGGGACATCTGGTGCTGAGGAATGTGCTGGATGAGGGCACGCATAAACCAGAAATTCTGGTCGATTTGATGGATTCCGAAAATGTGGTGTTGTTTGAAGATTGCGATACCGAGGTTCTGGTTACGCCCATGATCGCAAGCCATGTGCTGGCACAGGTTGCGTTGCGTCGGGAGATCAATGTTGTTTATGAAGAGTTGTTTGCCGCTGGTGGTGCAGAGATTTTCTTTCGCCGGGTTTCAGATTACGGCATAGCAGGTAAAAATGTGAATTTTGGAGAGCTAAAAGAGATGTCGGCATGTCGGGGTGAAATCGCGCTGGGTATTCGCCAAAACGGCGGGGTTGTACTCAATCCGACACATGATGAGCTATATATTCTAAGTGAATCGGATGATCTTATTGTATTGATTCGGGAGGATCAGGCATGA